The Lacticaseibacillus pabuli region CTGGCACGAGCTTGTTAGCTTCGTTAACACCAGACTGGAAGTAACGGTCGGAGGAACCGTGTGCCTGTTCCATCGCACCGATGCTCCCCATCCCGCGGTAGGTCTTGTACTGACGGCCATGGAAGAGTTCCATGCGGCCAGGTGCCTCGTCGGTACCAGCCAGCATGGAGCCCAGCATCACGGCGTTCCCACCGGCAGCAAGGGCTTTGACGATATCGCCAGAGTACTTGATCCCACCATCGGCGATGATGGTCTTGCCCAGTTCACGTGCAACACTTGCCGCATCGTAAACGGCGGTCAGCTGTGGGACACCGACACCGGCAACAATCCGGGTGGTGCAAATGGAACCAGGGCCAATGCCGACCTTCACAACGTCTACCCCGGCATCGTAGAGGGCACGAGCACCCTCAGCGGTTGCGACGTTCCCAGCAATCAGCGTTGCTTCTGGGAAGTGTTCGCGAATCTCTGAAATCTTGCGCAAAACACCGGCAGAGTGTCCGTGCGCGGTATCGATGACGATTGCATCGGCACCGGCACCCAGCAATCCGGCTGCACGTTCGAAGGTATCGCTTGTGACACCAACGGCAGCGGCGACGAGCAAGCGACCCTGGTCGTCCTTAGCAGACTGAGGGTACTTGCGGACTTGCTCGAGGTCCTTGATGGTAATCAGACCACTGAGCACGCCGTCCTTATTGACCAAGGGCAACTTTTCAATCTTGTGCGCCTGGAAAATTTCTTCGGCGGCTTCAAGTGTGGTGCCAACGGGTGCAGAGACCACTTCGTCCGTCATGGCGCTAGCAATGTCGATGGACATATCGCCAACGTAGCGCAGGTCGCGGTTGGTAATGATACCAACGAGGTGCTTGTCGTCTTTAGCGGCGACGATTGGCACACCGGAAATGTG contains the following coding sequences:
- the guaB gene encoding IMP dehydrogenase, translated to MSNWDTKFARRGFTFDDVLLVPAESHVLPNEVNLSVQLAKNIKLNVPIISAGMDTVTESKMAIAMARQGGLGVIHKNMSIEAQVDEVAKVKRAVNGVIGDPVYLTADRTVKEAADLMDAEHISGVPIVAAKDDKHLVGIITNRDLRYVGDMSIDIASAMTDEVVSAPVGTTLEAAEEIFQAHKIEKLPLVNKDGVLSGLITIKDLEQVRKYPQSAKDDQGRLLVAAAVGVTSDTFERAAGLLGAGADAIVIDTAHGHSAGVLRKISEIREHFPEATLIAGNVATAEGARALYDAGVDVVKVGIGPGSICTTRIVAGVGVPQLTAVYDAASVARELGKTIIADGGIKYSGDIVKALAAGGNAVMLGSMLAGTDEAPGRMELFHGRQYKTYRGMGSIGAMEQAHGSSDRYFQSGVNEANKLVPEGIEGRVAYKGNAGSVIFQMVGGLRSGMGYVGAPDLRALADNAQFIQISGAGLRESHPHDVQITKEAPNYSAE